The following nucleotide sequence is from Halobaculum sp. MBLA0147.
ACCTGGAACTGTTCCGGCACACGAACCGAGAGCCGCAACTCCAGCAGAACCACCGGCTCAACGTCGCCGCCTCTCTCTCGTCATCGGAGCTCTCGGCGTCCGACACCACCGGTGAGGCGGAGTCGGACACCGAGCCGCCGCTCGTGGCTGCCGATGCCACCACCGACTACGCCGGGGCCAGACAGTTGGGGTACTGGTACGAGCGCAACGCCCGGATCTGCGAGAACTGTCGCGCCGTCGCGACGCCCAGCTCCGAGGGAATGCTCGTGATCGGTGCGGCCCACGTGATCCCAGTTCGGCAAGTCGCCGACGCCGCGGTCGGTATCACTCCCGCGAGTCCGCTCCCGCTGTTGACCGACGACGAGCCGTAGCGGACTCGACACGGGCGGTAGACGACGCGAGACGAGCAGACCGACGCGAGACAAGCAGACCGACGCGAGACGAGCGGGTGCGGCGACCCGCTCACCCCCAGACGCCGCCGACCTCGATCCGTGCGCCGCCGTCGTCGCTCTCGCCGACGGCGACCGTCCACCCGTGTTCGCGGGCCACGTCGCGGACGATCGAGAGCCCGAGCCCGGTCCCGTCGCGAGCCGTCGAGTACCCTGCGTCGAGCACCGCCTCGCGCTCGTCTGCGGGGATGCCGGGACCGTCGTCGCTCACGGCGAAGCCGTCGCCGGTCCGCTCGACCGTGACGGTGACCGTCGGTCCACCGTGTTCGACGGCGTTGCCGAACAGGTTCTCGAGTAACTGTCGGAGCCGGGACGACGACGCTCGCAGCGTCGCGTCCGTCTCGACGACGAGGTGTGCGTCGTCGCCGCCGACGGTCACCCAGGCTGCCTCTGCGGCGGTCGCGAGTTCGATCGCCTCGGTGTCTCGGTCGGCGGTTCCCCCACTCGTGAGCTCGAGGAGCCCGTCGATCAACTCCTGACTCCGGTCGAGTGCCGTCGCCACGTCGTCGAGGTGCTCGCTGTCACACTCCTCGCGAGCCAGGTCCAGGCGACCGCTGGCGACGTTCAGCGGGCTCTGGAGATCGTGCGAGACGACGGCCGTGATCTCTTCGAGGCGTTCGTTCTGTCGTTCCAGCGTCGCCTCGCGGTCGAGTCGGTCCAAGGCGACACGGGCGTGATTCGCGAGGATCTCCGCCAACTCCGCGTCTCGCTCGTCGAAGGCGTCCGTCTCCTCCGCGACGGCTTGGAGGACCCCGTGGTCGCCGATCGGGACCGTCAGCGCGGAGCCGTACCGGTCGGGCTTCAGCGCGTCGTCGTCTGCCGCCGTGTCGGCCGTCACGGCCGTCTCGCCGCTCGTGTAGACGCGTCCGACGACCCCCTCGTCGGCGGCGACGCGTTCGACGGTCTCCGACGAGAGGTCCGACGAACAAGTCGCCGGCACGAGTGAGCCGTCGTCGGCGAGATTGAGACAACAGTGGCTGAACGCGAGGATCTGCTCGGCCGTCTCGACCGTCTGCTCGCAGACGGCGGCGACGGACTCGTGGGAGCCGAGTTCCGTGGCGACGCCGTGGAGCGCCCGCAGTGCTCGCTCGTGGCGTTCGGTCTCCGTCCGGTCGGTACTGATCCCGACGAGCCCCTCGACCTCGCCGGTCGGCCCCGCCAGCGGGTACTTCTCGTTGCGGAAGAACCGCTCCCCGTCGTCGGTCTGCAGGTGACGGTCGTACGAGACGGACTCGCCGTCGAGCACGCGCTCGTCCCGGCGACGGATCCTGTCGCCCTCCTCGGATCCGAACAGCTCGCGGTCCGTCGCCCCGAGCATCTCCTCGCGTGTCGAGTCGACCGCCTCCGCCGCGGCCTCGTTGACCAACTCGTACTCGCCGTCGACGTTCTTCACGAAGACGGCGTGGTCCGTCCGCTCGACGACCGACCGCAGCCACCGCTGGCTCTGCTCGCGCTCCGTCACCGGCCGCGCCGAGGCCAAGACGAGGTCGCGGCCCCCGATCCGTGCCTCCGCGAGGCGGACTTCCGTGACGACCACCTCGCCGTCCGGTCGCGCGACGTACCACTCCAACTCCTCGTCTCGGTCGCCCTCGACCGCGTGGTCGCGGTCTCCCAGTTCCTCCCCGTCGTTCACTCGTTCTCTCTCGGCGTCTGGTCGCTCGCTCTCGCCGTCAACCCCGTACGCTTCACCGCGGACGACGGCCGCGAGCCAGTCGTCGGATCGCTCCGGGTGATCGGCGGTGAACGCCGTGGGTGTCTCGCCGACGACTGCGTCTCGCTCGCGGCCGACGAGTTCACAGTAGCGATCGTTCGCGTCGACGATCGCCCCGCTCTCGGGGTCGTGGAGTGCGATCCCGTCGGCGGTCTTCGCGAAGATCTCGCGGTAGTCAGTCTCCGCGCGGTGGCGATCCACCGCGTTCCTGATCCGGTTGACGAGCATCTCCGCGGTGTTGCCGCCGGTCCGCTTCTGCACGTAGTCGTCGACACCCCGCGAGATCGCCTCGCTGGCGATCTCCTCGCTCCCGTGAGCGGTGTACAACACGAACGGGAGCGAGCCGTACTCGTCGCGAACCGTCTCCAACAGATCGAGCCCTGTCCCGTCGGGCATCTCGTAGTCCGAGACGACACAGTCGACCGAC
It contains:
- a CDS encoding PAS domain S-box protein translates to MNLTEPSEASPRREPIDVLHVDDRPQVRGLLAEQLDRLGDEFSVRTVGSAAAAREVLETESVDCVVSDYEMPDGTGLDLLETVRDEYGSLPFVLYTAHGSEEIASEAISRGVDDYVQKRTGGNTAEMLVNRIRNAVDRHRAETDYREIFAKTADGIALHDPESGAIVDANDRYCELVGRERDAVVGETPTAFTADHPERSDDWLAAVVRGEAYGVDGESERPDAERERVNDGEELGDRDHAVEGDRDEELEWYVARPDGEVVVTEVRLAEARIGGRDLVLASARPVTEREQSQRWLRSVVERTDHAVFVKNVDGEYELVNEAAAEAVDSTREEMLGATDRELFGSEEGDRIRRRDERVLDGESVSYDRHLQTDDGERFFRNEKYPLAGPTGEVEGLVGISTDRTETERHERALRALHGVATELGSHESVAAVCEQTVETAEQILAFSHCCLNLADDGSLVPATCSSDLSSETVERVAADEGVVGRVYTSGETAVTADTAADDDALKPDRYGSALTVPIGDHGVLQAVAEETDAFDERDAELAEILANHARVALDRLDREATLERQNERLEEITAVVSHDLQSPLNVASGRLDLAREECDSEHLDDVATALDRSQELIDGLLELTSGGTADRDTEAIELATAAEAAWVTVGGDDAHLVVETDATLRASSSRLRQLLENLFGNAVEHGGPTVTVTVERTGDGFAVSDDGPGIPADEREAVLDAGYSTARDGTGLGLSIVRDVAREHGWTVAVGESDDGGARIEVGGVWG